The following are encoded in a window of Maridesulfovibrio ferrireducens genomic DNA:
- a CDS encoding FAD/NAD(P)-binding protein translates to MNSNPYLPAMATIQEVIEETPTIKTFRVTLNNPNLKKDFTFGPGQVGQLSAFGIGEATFVINSSPTRMDYLQFSVMKTGEVTSMLHTLSAGDQIGVRAPLGNAFPYEDMKGKDIVFVGGGIGMAPLRTLLLFMLDNRKDYGKITLLYGARSPVDMAFSYELPEWLERDDLDTHLTIDAAFEGWEHNVGLIPNVLLDINPSPKNCVAITCGPPIMIKFTVQALAKLGFEDEQIYTTLEKRMKCGVGICGRCNIGTSYVCQDGPVYTYAQLKKLPNEM, encoded by the coding sequence ATGAATAGTAATCCTTATCTGCCGGCAATGGCGACTATTCAGGAAGTAATTGAAGAGACTCCGACTATCAAAACCTTCCGCGTTACGCTGAACAACCCGAACTTGAAAAAAGATTTCACTTTCGGTCCGGGTCAGGTCGGACAGCTGTCCGCATTCGGAATAGGAGAGGCTACTTTTGTAATCAATTCCTCCCCTACCCGCATGGACTACCTGCAATTCAGCGTAATGAAGACTGGTGAAGTGACTTCAATGCTTCACACCTTAAGCGCCGGAGATCAGATCGGAGTTCGCGCTCCGCTCGGCAATGCGTTCCCTTACGAAGATATGAAAGGCAAAGACATCGTCTTCGTCGGTGGCGGAATCGGTATGGCACCGCTTCGCACACTGCTGCTTTTCATGCTCGATAATCGTAAAGATTACGGCAAAATCACTCTGCTCTACGGAGCAAGAAGCCCGGTAGACATGGCGTTCAGCTATGAACTTCCCGAATGGCTGGAAAGAGATGATCTTGATACGCATCTGACCATTGACGCAGCTTTTGAAGGCTGGGAGCACAACGTGGGTCTAATCCCGAATGTACTTCTGGATATTAATCCTTCTCCTAAAAACTGCGTAGCGATAACTTGCGGTCCGCCGATCATGATTAAGTTCACAGTTCAGGCGCTCGCAAAACTCGGCTTCGAGGATGAGCAGATTTATACCACCCTTGAAAAACGCATGAAATGCGGTGTCGGCATATGCGGACGTTGTAACATCGGAACCAGCTATGTTTGTCAGGATGGCCCGGTTTACACATATGCACAGCTGAAAAAGCTTCCTAACGAAATGTAA
- a CDS encoding tetratricopeptide repeat protein, with protein MCGFNIRFAGFGRIVIAAIAVCFVMGVVGSAVAKPLVETKTQMPTATINSVKIESVQKDISVVKTQVEKIRDAQLKDSGQMWFERTKDKAEHVKEWVETQKNYTERFYEILTYITIAVGLILTFLGILFIRQQRQSAIENKRKLEDEIKEFTDGAKNKKKEIEILASKCEEMTKQCELKLSEIDEIVQKGKVIVHDLNTPEAKDMSDSDKEAVKTVAESESKSFYTHLKAKALYHELKKEWDKAITLWKTISQEFPIDIENNFKLGYLFQMKVDQYSNFEEKSHYFKLAEDKYQITTELNKNHSIAWNNWGSLLTDMYKTAPEEQKEALFIKAQDKYKKTTDADGTFASAWSNWGSLLTYKYNNAPVEQKETLFIQAQDKYKKAIYADESFAGAWSNWGSLLTDKYKNAPVEQKEELFIQAQNKYKKAIDADGSFAGAWNNWGYLLAEKYKNAPEEQRKTLLIEAQDKYKKATDIDGSFLSAWNNWGELLAYKYKNTPVEQKEELFIQAQDKYKKATDIDGSLLNTWNNWGDLLAYKYKNAPEEQKEELFIQAQDKYKKATDIDGSLLNTWNNWGDLLAYKYKNAPEEQKEELFIQAQDKYKKATDIDGSFLSAWNNWGYLLTYKYKNTPEEQKEELFIQAQDKYKKAINADEEYSKAWNNWGYLLAEKYKNAPEEQRETLFIEAQDKYKKATGTDEGLHNAWNLWGILLVSKATHNQNKIDNSLLEEAKEKCLKAESIKTGYGAYNLACIASLQKDFKECQKRLEFSKEQNNNFVDSKSLKTENFLDNVRNKQWFENFLAEVCREEQEAKDADSNNTEGDPEPK; from the coding sequence ATGTGCGGTTTTAATATTCGGTTTGCGGGATTTGGGCGGATTGTTATTGCTGCTATTGCTGTTTGTTTCGTGATGGGGGTTGTGGGGTCGGCGGTTGCAAAGCCGCTTGTCGAAACTAAAACTCAAATGCCAACTGCAACTATAAATTCTGTTAAGATTGAAAGTGTTCAGAAAGATATTTCTGTTGTTAAGACGCAGGTTGAAAAGATTCGTGATGCTCAGCTTAAGGATAGTGGGCAGATGTGGTTTGAGCGGACGAAAGATAAGGCTGAACATGTAAAAGAATGGGTTGAAACTCAAAAAAATTATACTGAAAGATTTTATGAAATACTTACATATATAACTATAGCAGTTGGACTGATCCTCACCTTTTTGGGTATTTTATTTATTCGCCAACAAAGACAATCCGCAATAGAAAACAAAAGAAAACTTGAAGATGAAATCAAAGAATTTACAGACGGTGCAAAAAATAAAAAAAAAGAAATAGAGATCTTAGCCAGTAAATGTGAAGAAATGACAAAACAATGCGAACTAAAACTTTCAGAAATAGATGAGATAGTTCAAAAAGGGAAAGTAATAGTTCATGATTTAAACACACCTGAAGCAAAAGACATGTCAGATTCGGACAAAGAAGCTGTCAAAACTGTAGCTGAAAGTGAATCAAAATCATTTTATACTCACCTTAAAGCAAAAGCTCTTTACCATGAATTAAAAAAAGAATGGGATAAAGCTATCACTTTGTGGAAGACTATATCCCAAGAATTTCCTATTGATATAGAAAATAACTTTAAGCTGGGGTATTTATTCCAAATGAAGGTCGACCAATATTCTAACTTTGAAGAAAAATCTCATTATTTTAAGTTAGCAGAAGATAAATACCAAATTACTACCGAATTAAATAAAAATCATTCTATAGCATGGAATAATTGGGGCTCATTACTAACAGACATGTATAAAACTGCACCAGAGGAGCAAAAAGAAGCTTTATTTATTAAGGCCCAAGATAAATACAAAAAGACCACGGATGCAGACGGAACTTTCGCTAGCGCATGGAGTAATTGGGGATCATTACTAACATACAAATATAATAATGCACCAGTAGAACAAAAAGAAACGTTATTTATTCAGGCTCAAGATAAATACAAAAAGGCCATTTATGCAGACGAAAGTTTCGCTGGCGCATGGAGTAATTGGGGATCATTACTAACAGACAAGTATAAAAATGCACCAGTAGAACAAAAAGAAGAGTTATTTATTCAGGCTCAAAATAAATACAAAAAGGCCATTGATGCAGACGGAAGTTTCGCTGGTGCATGGAATAATTGGGGATACTTACTGGCTGAAAAGTATAAAAATGCACCAGAGGAACAAAGAAAAACTTTATTAATTGAGGCCCAAGATAAATACAAAAAGGCCACTGATATAGATGGGAGTTTCCTCAGCGCATGGAATAATTGGGGTGAATTACTAGCATACAAGTATAAAAATACACCAGTAGAACAAAAAGAAGAGTTATTTATTCAGGCTCAAGATAAATACAAAAAAGCCACTGACATAGATGGAAGTCTCCTCAACACATGGAATAACTGGGGTGACTTACTAGCATACAAGTATAAAAATGCACCAGAAGAACAAAAAGAAGAGTTATTTATTCAGGCTCAAGATAAATACAAAAAAGCCACTGACATAGATGGAAGTCTCCTCAACACATGGAATAACTGGGGTGACTTACTAGCATACAAGTATAAAAATGCACCAGAAGAACAAAAAGAAGAGTTATTTATTCAGGCTCAAGATAAATATAAAAAGGCCACTGATATAGATGGGAGTTTCCTCAGCGCATGGAATAATTGGGGGTACTTACTAACATACAAGTATAAAAATACACCAGAAGAACAAAAAGAAGAGTTATTTATTCAGGCTCAAGATAAATACAAAAAAGCCATTAACGCAGACGAAGAGTACTCTAAAGCATGGAATAATTGGGGATACTTACTGGCTGAAAAGTATAAAAATGCACCAGAGGAACAAAGAGAAACTTTATTCATTGAGGCCCAAGATAAATACAAAAAAGCCACTGGTACAGACGAAGGTCTCCACAACGCATGGAACCTTTGGGGAATATTATTAGTCTCAAAAGCAACTCACAATCAAAACAAAATCGACAATTCTTTATTAGAAGAAGCCAAAGAAAAATGTCTTAAAGCTGAATCTATTAAAACAGGATACGGAGCATACAACCTTGCCTGCATAGCCTCGCTACAAAAAGACTTTAAAGAATGCCAAAAAAGGCTTGAGTTCTCAAAAGAACAAAACAACAACTTTGTGGACAGCAAAAGCCTTAAAACAGAGAATTTTCTAGACAACGTCCGCAACAAACAATGGTTCGAAAATTTCCTAGCCGAAGTATGCCGCGAAGAACAAGAAGCCAAAGACGCTGACTCAAATAATACCGAGGGCGACCCCGAGCCAAAATAA
- a CDS encoding aminoacetone oxidase family FAD-binding enzyme, with the protein MNNSDINTDFDVIILGAGASGLYCAMHAAKRGKRVLVLDHAGKAACKLRVTGGGKCNFTNLSVEPENYLGANPHFCKSALARHNQWDFIEFITEAGIVYEDRNEGELFTLDGAGQIAGLLVSKCHRLGVETLLDRNIDSVEGRGPFTVKTGVEIFEAPSLVVALGSPTWPSVGATALGYNIADQYAHRIVYPHPGLVPLMIGGPNGKICEELSGNSLPVRISCDGVSFEGDMLFTHKGISGPAALQISSYWRKGSSIDIDLLPGQNFGDVLEDFRTENIALHSFMARYFSRKLVDVLLTGEDEETPVSQLTKERRLALSERVHCWTLKPEGTEGYAKAEVVVGGVDTNQVSSKTMESKKVPGLYFIGEVLDVTGWLGGYNLQWAWSSAFAAAEYV; encoded by the coding sequence ATGAACAACTCCGATATTAACACTGACTTCGACGTAATTATTTTAGGTGCGGGCGCATCCGGTCTTTACTGTGCCATGCACGCTGCCAAAAGGGGCAAACGTGTGCTGGTTCTGGACCATGCGGGCAAGGCTGCCTGTAAGCTCCGGGTTACCGGCGGCGGAAAATGTAACTTTACTAACTTGAGTGTCGAGCCTGAGAATTATCTCGGTGCAAACCCTCATTTTTGTAAATCCGCACTGGCTCGTCATAACCAGTGGGACTTTATAGAATTTATCACCGAAGCGGGCATTGTTTACGAAGATCGTAACGAAGGTGAGCTTTTCACTTTGGATGGTGCCGGACAGATTGCCGGGCTTCTCGTTTCCAAATGTCACCGCCTTGGTGTCGAAACTCTGCTTGACCGCAACATTGATTCCGTAGAAGGGCGTGGACCTTTCACCGTGAAAACCGGTGTTGAAATTTTTGAAGCCCCATCACTTGTTGTGGCGCTCGGTTCACCTACTTGGCCTTCTGTGGGCGCAACAGCTCTCGGTTATAACATTGCCGACCAGTACGCACACCGCATTGTCTACCCTCATCCCGGCCTTGTTCCGCTTATGATTGGCGGCCCGAACGGTAAAATATGTGAAGAGCTTAGCGGCAACTCACTGCCTGTCCGCATCAGTTGCGATGGTGTGAGCTTTGAAGGTGATATGCTTTTCACTCACAAAGGAATTTCCGGCCCTGCGGCATTACAGATTTCATCTTACTGGCGCAAAGGTTCCAGCATAGATATTGATCTGCTGCCCGGTCAGAACTTTGGTGATGTGCTTGAAGATTTCCGCACTGAAAATATTGCTTTGCATTCTTTCATGGCTAGATATTTCTCCCGCAAACTCGTGGACGTACTGCTCACAGGTGAAGACGAGGAAACTCCCGTCAGCCAGCTTACTAAAGAGCGCCGTCTTGCATTGTCTGAACGTGTTCATTGCTGGACTCTTAAGCCAGAGGGAACAGAAGGGTACGCCAAGGCTGAAGTTGTTGTGGGCGGAGTGGATACTAATCAAGTGTCGTCTAAGACAATGGAATCTAAGAAGGTTCCCGGATTATACTTTATCGGCGAAGTTTTGGACGTAACAGGCTGGCTGGGCGGATATAATCTGCAATGGGCTTGGTCATCTGCTTTTGCTGCTGCTGAGTATGTGTAA
- a CDS encoding DMT family transporter produces the protein MYSERSAVRVGIAQVLAGSALISLVGIFIKILVVDYALPILVMGFWRNLFVCLILLVALKIKRPALLRAGRENIFLLGSYGLVLALLNGIWGGSVFFNGAGVATVLVYVSVPITVLGQWWLGGGKPSAQIIPSIVFCLVGCALVCGVQGISDFALTPIGIFLGLFSGIFYAAYGLMGRACALRGLNPFTVLMYIFGFAAFFMLIANLFSGGAIPGAASEPAQILLPDAPLKVWGIILTLAIGPTMIGWMLINMSMSRLSPSVVNILLTTEPMMTALVAIPVLGEFMTTMQWAGCFMIIGGVVLLKRRN, from the coding sequence TTGTATAGCGAAAGGTCAGCCGTACGAGTCGGAATAGCACAGGTTCTTGCCGGATCTGCACTAATTTCACTGGTGGGCATTTTTATAAAAATACTAGTTGTTGATTACGCTTTGCCCATTCTGGTTATGGGATTCTGGCGTAATTTGTTCGTCTGCTTAATTTTGCTGGTGGCGCTGAAAATTAAGCGTCCCGCATTGTTGCGTGCCGGACGTGAAAATATCTTTTTGCTGGGAAGCTACGGGCTGGTTCTGGCGTTGTTGAACGGTATATGGGGCGGGTCCGTATTTTTCAACGGGGCTGGAGTGGCAACAGTTCTGGTGTATGTTTCCGTGCCTATCACTGTTCTGGGCCAATGGTGGCTAGGGGGCGGAAAACCCTCTGCTCAGATTATTCCTTCCATTGTTTTTTGTTTGGTAGGTTGCGCGCTTGTTTGCGGAGTGCAAGGTATTTCAGACTTTGCGCTGACTCCTATAGGCATTTTTCTGGGATTATTTTCGGGCATTTTTTATGCGGCATATGGTCTTATGGGCAGAGCGTGTGCCCTTCGAGGGCTGAATCCATTTACCGTGCTCATGTATATTTTCGGCTTTGCCGCGTTTTTTATGCTCATCGCAAATTTATTTTCGGGCGGGGCGATACCCGGAGCCGCAAGCGAACCTGCACAGATTCTATTGCCCGATGCGCCACTTAAGGTGTGGGGTATCATTTTGACACTTGCTATCGGGCCGACCATGATCGGCTGGATGCTCATCAATATGAGTATGTCCCGTTTGTCTCCTTCAGTGGTGAATATTTTATTGACCACAGAACCCATGATGACAGCACTGGTTGCCATTCCGGTTTTGGGAGAATTTATGACCACGATGCAGTGGGCGGGGTGCTTTATGATTATCGGCGGGGTTGTTCTGCTTAAGAGGCGAAATTAA
- a CDS encoding response regulator: MKILLADDEKINLLSASRLLEKHGYTVTTAVNGLQVLELLKDNDFDCILMDIEMPEMSGLEAATRIQDSSVFGEKSKTPIIAMTGHSLQDTHNDFEKAGIKYYVSKPFDIEILIQTIEKSTSGN; the protein is encoded by the coding sequence ATGAAAATACTTTTAGCCGACGACGAAAAAATAAATCTGCTCTCCGCCTCCAGACTGCTGGAAAAACACGGATATACGGTGACCACGGCAGTAAACGGCTTGCAAGTGCTTGAGTTGCTAAAAGATAACGACTTCGACTGCATCCTCATGGATATAGAGATGCCGGAAATGAGTGGACTTGAAGCCGCCACAAGGATTCAGGACAGTTCCGTTTTCGGAGAAAAATCAAAAACGCCAATCATTGCCATGACCGGACATTCCTTACAAGACACTCACAACGATTTTGAAAAAGCAGGCATAAAATATTATGTCAGCAAACCGTTTGATATCGAAATATTAATTCAGACCATAGAAAAATCGACTTCCGGTAATTAA
- the ychF gene encoding redox-regulated ATPase YchF, translating into MALSIGIVGLPNVGKSTLFNALTKAQNAESANYAFCTIEPNKAVVPVPDVRLDKLSELVKPQRVQSSTVDFIDIAGLVAGASKGEGLGNKFLGNIRETQAILHVVRCFDNDDVIHVSNSVDPIRDIDIIETELILSDVQVLENRVERMAKQIKGDKSFGPKVEEGRKLLEFMNEGNQANTYDKLDTDIMDELLKDLRLITSKKVIYCANVDENGLTDDNDYVKSVMKLAEERGAAFVKISAKMEEELIGLEDEEYQDFLESYGVTESGLAKIIRTGFLTLGMISYFTAGVKEVRAWTINDGDKAPRAAAAIHTDFEKGFIRAEVIGYEDYVTHGTEAACRAAGVLRSEGKEYVFKDGDVVHFLFNV; encoded by the coding sequence ATGGCCCTTAGTATAGGAATCGTGGGCTTGCCAAATGTCGGCAAATCCACACTTTTTAATGCCCTCACAAAAGCTCAGAACGCAGAAAGTGCAAACTACGCATTCTGTACCATTGAACCTAATAAAGCTGTTGTCCCAGTGCCGGACGTTCGCCTTGATAAGCTTTCCGAGCTTGTTAAGCCTCAGCGGGTTCAAAGTTCCACTGTAGACTTCATCGATATCGCCGGACTTGTTGCCGGAGCTAGTAAAGGTGAAGGACTCGGTAATAAATTTCTTGGTAACATCCGCGAAACACAGGCCATTCTCCATGTTGTCCGCTGTTTCGACAACGACGATGTTATCCATGTTTCCAACTCTGTCGACCCTATCCGCGACATTGATATCATTGAAACCGAACTCATTCTTTCCGATGTTCAGGTTCTTGAAAACCGTGTTGAACGCATGGCTAAGCAGATCAAAGGCGACAAGTCTTTCGGTCCTAAAGTTGAAGAAGGCAGAAAACTGCTTGAGTTCATGAACGAAGGCAACCAAGCCAACACATATGATAAACTCGACACCGACATCATGGATGAGCTGCTCAAAGACCTGCGCTTGATCACTTCTAAAAAAGTTATCTACTGCGCGAACGTTGATGAAAACGGTCTGACAGATGATAATGATTACGTTAAATCCGTAATGAAGTTGGCAGAAGAACGCGGCGCTGCGTTCGTAAAAATTTCCGCCAAGATGGAAGAAGAACTTATCGGTCTTGAAGATGAAGAATATCAGGATTTCCTTGAATCTTACGGCGTGACCGAATCCGGCCTTGCTAAAATCATCCGCACAGGGTTCTTGACCCTCGGCATGATCAGCTACTTTACTGCCGGAGTAAAAGAAGTTCGCGCATGGACCATTAATGACGGGGATAAAGCACCACGTGCTGCCGCCGCTATCCATACGGACTTTGAAAAAGGATTCATCCGCGCTGAAGTTATCGGTTACGAAGACTACGTCACGCACGGCACAGAAGCAGCCTGCCGCGCGGCCGGAGTTCTGCGTTCCGAAGGTAAAGAGTACGTCTTCAAAGATGGCGACGTTGTTCATTTCCTCTTCAACGTATAG
- a CDS encoding 4Fe-4S dicluster domain-containing protein encodes MAQTKFIKKESLSAWLEELGQDHEVLAPRFEGDSIIFRPYDSEKGFFIDREATAPPKKAIFPQSETLLEYSQIKDMENLSKIAMDVKETIPTTSYVVFGNRPCDARGFTMFDRVYLNGDKVDVYYKARRENTYFITLSCEKGEATCFCNAVGSGPSDPSGSDLLMTPVKDGYYIESISKRGEELLKSSLLTDGSKMKAEAEKYKKAADASMNKAPDFAGSPEKLLAVFDNGAFWEEMSDKCISCGACTYLCPTCYCFNITDEANGLKGTRIRSWDNCMSAQFTSEASGHNPRPAKANRLKNRVGHKFSYYPDLHDGVISCCGCGRCIKSCPVGVDIRQIVLSAIAYKPATKKEA; translated from the coding sequence ATGGCGCAGACTAAATTCATAAAAAAAGAAAGTTTGTCGGCATGGCTGGAAGAACTGGGACAAGATCACGAAGTGCTCGCCCCCCGGTTCGAAGGTGACTCTATCATTTTCCGGCCCTATGATTCAGAGAAAGGTTTCTTCATTGACAGGGAAGCAACTGCCCCTCCTAAAAAGGCAATCTTCCCGCAAAGTGAAACACTTCTTGAATACAGCCAAATAAAAGACATGGAAAACCTTTCCAAGATCGCTATGGATGTAAAGGAAACTATTCCGACCACATCCTACGTTGTTTTTGGAAACCGTCCCTGTGATGCTCGCGGTTTTACTATGTTCGACCGTGTTTATCTGAATGGCGATAAAGTCGACGTATATTACAAGGCTCGTAGAGAAAACACCTACTTCATCACTCTGTCATGCGAAAAAGGTGAAGCCACCTGTTTCTGCAACGCAGTGGGAAGCGGGCCGTCTGATCCTTCAGGATCAGATCTTCTCATGACTCCTGTAAAAGACGGCTATTATATCGAATCTATCAGCAAACGAGGCGAAGAACTTCTCAAAAGTTCTCTGCTCACTGACGGCTCCAAAATGAAAGCCGAAGCTGAAAAATATAAAAAAGCTGCTGATGCTTCCATGAACAAAGCTCCTGATTTCGCAGGCAGCCCTGAAAAACTTCTGGCTGTTTTTGATAACGGTGCGTTCTGGGAAGAAATGTCAGACAAATGTATTAGCTGCGGAGCCTGCACATACCTGTGCCCCACATGCTACTGCTTCAATATAACAGACGAAGCAAACGGCCTGAAAGGAACACGCATCAGATCATGGGACAACTGTATGTCAGCCCAGTTCACATCTGAAGCAAGCGGACACAATCCGCGTCCCGCCAAGGCCAACAGGCTCAAGAATAGAGTCGGTCACAAATTCAGCTACTATCCCGACCTGCACGACGGAGTTATCTCCTGCTGCGGTTGCGGACGCTGTATCAAGAGCTGCCCGGTCGGCGTTGATATCCGCCAGATAGTACTGAGTGCAATCGCCTACAAGCCAGCAACCAAGAAGGAGGCCTAA